A stretch of DNA from Microlunatus sp. Gsoil 973:
GGACCTGTACACCGCAGTGCGCCACGGAAGAGTCGCCCCCGTTTGACGTTGGAGCCACTACCATCCCGGTGAACGCCTGCGAGAATACCGTGATGTCTCGATACGGCGGGATGAGTAGCGACGAGGTCGTGCACATCGTCGACTGGATCGCTACTCGAGGATTCTGTTACCAGGTCAATGGCGGCTGGGCTGTCGACGCGCTCGTCGGCCGACAAACCCGTGCCCATAGAGATCTCGATCTCTTCGTCGATGCTGCCGGAGTGCCCGACCTGCTGAGCTGGCTTCTCTCCCGGGGGTATGTCGAAGACGTCAACGAGATGCCTTCTCGGGTGGAAATGAGACGTGATGAGCTACGCGTGGACGTTCATCCGATGACGGTCGACTCGGCAAACAACGGCACCCAGTGGAATGCCGCCGGAGAGGCCATCTTCCTGCATCCTGCTGACAGGCGCACGTCCGGCCGGATCGACGGGCATGTGGTTTGCGTGGCAACCGCGGCACGGCTGCGCGAACTTCGCAAGGGTTACCCGCCTCGCGACGAAGATCAACACGACCTTCAGTTGCTCCGCCGCCTGTAGCCGCGCGCGACCCGCGAATTGATCAACTTCTGAATGTGCTCCGCCAGACCCGGATCCTCCTGTGCGATGGCCTCGGCTGAATCGGCCAGTGCTGGCGCGGACTGGTGAAGGCTCCGTCGGGGAGGCAACCGGTGCGGGTCGCGCCGCCGCTGGTGCC
This window harbors:
- a CDS encoding lincomycin resistance protein LmrB is translated as MNACENTVMSRYGGMSSDEVVHIVDWIATRGFCYQVNGGWAVDALVGRQTRAHRDLDLFVDAAGVPDLLSWLLSRGYVEDVNEMPSRVEMRRDELRVDVHPMTVDSANNGTQWNAAGEAIFLHPADRRTSGRIDGHVVCVATAARLRELRKGYPPRDEDQHDLQLLRRL